One window from the genome of Synechococcus sp. PROS-7-1 encodes:
- the dcd gene encoding dCTP deaminase: MAVLGRQAILQAIDSGVITITPFNPELVGPASVDLTLAGSFRVFRKVHEVIAVCEHTDYREFTDKVEVPEGEHILIMPGETILGITRERLKLGPGLCGWLEGRSRFARLGLMVHISAPFMGPGINSQQVLEMSNFGPAPLAVVPGTAICQFIFQELDGEEHYEGRFAGQTQQSF, encoded by the coding sequence ATGGCAGTTCTGGGACGTCAGGCCATTCTTCAGGCGATTGACTCCGGGGTGATCACGATCACACCCTTCAACCCTGAGCTTGTGGGGCCAGCCTCAGTGGATCTCACCCTGGCCGGCAGCTTCCGGGTGTTCCGCAAAGTGCACGAGGTGATTGCGGTGTGCGAGCACACCGACTACCGAGAGTTCACCGACAAGGTGGAGGTGCCCGAAGGAGAGCACATCCTGATCATGCCCGGCGAAACAATTCTGGGGATCACCCGGGAGCGCCTCAAGCTTGGACCGGGACTGTGCGGTTGGTTGGAGGGACGCAGCCGATTTGCGCGTTTGGGTCTGATGGTGCACATCAGTGCTCCGTTCATGGGGCCAGGGATCAACAGTCAGCAGGTGCTGGAGATGAGCAACTTTGGTCCGGCCCCTCTGGCCGTGGTTCCTGGCACCGCCATCTGTCAATTCATCTTTCAGGAGCTGGATGGCGAGGAGCACTACGAAGGCCGTTTTGCCGGCCAGACCCAGCAGAGCTTCTGA
- a CDS encoding phenylpyruvate tautomerase MIF-related protein, which translates to MPLINVRTSLTSVDDGDGLLQQLSSLLAEQTGKPEAYVMALLETGVPMTFAGSPEPCAYVEVKSIGALRPPAMTAAFCDLISARTGIAANRIYIGFEDVPASCWGWNGSTFG; encoded by the coding sequence ATGCCCCTGATCAACGTGCGCACGTCTTTGACGTCTGTCGACGATGGCGATGGATTGCTGCAGCAGCTGTCGTCGTTGCTGGCAGAGCAAACCGGCAAGCCTGAGGCTTATGTGATGGCGCTGCTGGAGACCGGTGTGCCCATGACCTTCGCCGGCAGCCCGGAACCCTGCGCCTATGTGGAGGTGAAGTCCATCGGTGCCCTCCGTCCCCCAGCCATGACCGCGGCCTTTTGCGATCTGATCAGTGCGCGAACGGGGATTGCTGCAAACCGCATCTACATCGGTTTTGAGGATGTTCCGGCGAGCTGCTGGGGCTGGAACGGCTCCACATTCGGTTGA
- a CDS encoding SDR family NAD(P)-dependent oxidoreductase, protein MTITKSVLITGASSGIGRITALRLLQKGWTVHAAARRVDAMEDLGSRGAFVHALDITDPGSRQALSDAVADHGGGLDGLVNNAGYGVIGPMETMPLDAARAMFEVNVFGLMGLTQSLLPVMRNRGRGRIVNISSIAGQFVTPGAGWYGASKFAVEAISDALRMELQSFGVKVVVIEPGLIRTGFEAVSKPSLEAGGDDPVWGSMMRNVARAWAEGFRQGSDPEVVAACIERALTEADPSPRYRCGSSSESALIQRFIPTRLWDAMVRRQMIGD, encoded by the coding sequence ATGACAATCACTAAAAGCGTTCTGATCACCGGTGCCTCTAGCGGCATCGGCCGGATCACGGCCCTGCGCCTGTTGCAGAAGGGCTGGACTGTGCATGCAGCCGCGAGAAGGGTCGATGCCATGGAGGACCTGGGCAGCCGCGGAGCCTTCGTGCATGCGCTCGACATCACGGATCCGGGATCACGACAAGCACTCAGTGATGCGGTTGCAGACCACGGCGGAGGCCTGGATGGCCTGGTGAACAACGCTGGATATGGAGTGATCGGCCCGATGGAAACCATGCCGCTTGATGCGGCAAGGGCGATGTTTGAAGTGAACGTGTTCGGGCTCATGGGCCTGACCCAGTCGCTGCTTCCGGTGATGCGCAACCGCGGTCGGGGCAGGATCGTGAATATCTCCTCCATCGCAGGACAGTTCGTGACGCCGGGGGCCGGCTGGTATGGCGCCAGCAAGTTCGCTGTTGAAGCCATCAGCGACGCCCTGCGCATGGAACTTCAGAGCTTCGGCGTGAAGGTGGTGGTGATCGAACCAGGATTGATCCGCACAGGATTTGAAGCCGTGAGCAAGCCTTCACTCGAGGCCGGTGGCGATGATCCGGTGTGGGGATCGATGATGCGCAACGTCGCGAGGGCGTGGGCCGAAGGCTTCCGACAAGGGTCCGACCCTGAGGTGGTGGCCGCCTGCATCGAGCGAGCACTCACGGAGGCTGACCCAAGCCCGCGCTACCGCTGCGGCAGCTCGTCGGAATCAGCGTTGATTCAGCGTTTCATCCCTACGCGCCTCTGGGACGCCATGGTGCGCCGTCAGATGATCGGCGACTGA
- a CDS encoding DUF4145 domain-containing protein — MRCITLPVADCGRRSALVAILKRDVGNAAMLLNAFDLETSSGTRNLELRAGAFAGLGIEADLLAVSSEGLTNGAAPDAFLTRLQRDYGLRLQSTQRAVDLSGSLVNSWVSAELTLHPVPAGQGGRPVNSHFQRVAVVAGGLGHEQERDQPWTAFNRLFSLLAILPMQGIHCRTVAAPLFGLHPNGPDAAADYPHLLEICKQAFRHLPELHRLILFDRDDQVLRPLGATIDRRIQRKDPHHTLVELPQDLAALESLRHLCRCVLEDDSLKRLRVGADLTELIQLLQSDQVSPISLGLHSRRLLERLVAHCLHQCGDHQQRGLNSGIQQLRSLGLDPWLLSCMHQVRTFGNWMGHPQDTGRSRRVEQHDVLAMLCSLRRILADYPWITPPASPERESSAYGP; from the coding sequence ATGCGCTGCATAACTTTGCCAGTAGCGGACTGCGGGCGTCGATCCGCCTTGGTCGCCATCCTGAAGCGAGATGTGGGGAACGCAGCGATGCTGCTCAATGCCTTCGATCTCGAGACCAGTAGCGGCACGCGCAACCTGGAGCTTCGCGCCGGTGCCTTTGCCGGTCTGGGAATCGAGGCCGATCTCCTGGCGGTGTCGTCTGAAGGCCTGACGAATGGCGCCGCACCGGATGCCTTCCTCACCCGACTGCAACGGGACTACGGGCTCAGGCTTCAGAGCACACAACGTGCCGTGGATCTCAGCGGAAGCCTGGTGAACAGCTGGGTCAGCGCTGAACTGACCCTGCACCCGGTCCCTGCAGGACAGGGGGGCCGCCCGGTGAACAGCCACTTTCAGCGGGTGGCGGTGGTGGCGGGAGGTCTGGGCCATGAACAGGAGCGGGATCAACCCTGGACAGCGTTCAACCGTCTGTTCTCCCTGCTGGCCATCCTGCCGATGCAGGGGATCCACTGCCGCACCGTGGCCGCTCCACTGTTTGGTCTCCATCCCAACGGCCCTGACGCTGCCGCTGATTACCCCCATCTGCTGGAGATCTGCAAACAGGCCTTCCGGCATCTGCCTGAACTGCACCGGCTGATCCTGTTCGATCGGGATGATCAGGTGCTGCGCCCGCTCGGCGCCACCATCGACCGCAGGATTCAGCGCAAGGATCCCCATCACACCTTGGTGGAACTACCCCAGGATCTGGCAGCCCTGGAGAGCCTGCGTCATCTGTGCCGCTGTGTTCTGGAGGACGACAGCCTCAAACGACTGCGGGTTGGCGCGGACCTCACGGAACTGATCCAGCTTCTCCAAAGCGACCAGGTCTCACCGATCTCCCTGGGGCTGCATTCCCGCCGGCTGCTGGAGCGTCTGGTGGCGCACTGCCTGCATCAGTGCGGAGACCACCAGCAGCGAGGCCTCAACAGCGGTATTCAGCAGTTGCGCAGCCTGGGGCTGGACCCCTGGCTGCTGAGCTGCATGCACCAAGTGCGCACCTTCGGGAATTGGATGGGACATCCGCAGGACACGGGCCGGAGCCGTCGGGTGGAGCAACACGACGTTCTGGCCATGCTCTGTTCACTGCGGCGGATCCTGGCGGACTACCCCTGGATCACTCCGCCTGCATCACCAGAGCGTGAAAGTTCTGCATATGGGCCGTGA
- a CDS encoding multicopper oxidase domain-containing protein translates to MAGVDQAGWVNRSLGRGQNSKQFTIAADSQITLLRLDTQGRRLDFGVENASEQTWLTGFQAANAASLDLEKILAGTWPRTEGVALGGRKATPISADTWLPIAKDASGQRLKLEELTLTGNSATARFAGGVEAVYYVGGSGLLENAIPEGSRVTVRATVRRLGDFNNGIALYEADALTGAVDGLLPGDSGYLQAALQKAREAGQVFSAFQQPEFGESGFIDLSISPEKNYGFLLIVDGDESKLFSSYEDANPKGSVQVSSFTTEDGALAFGFEDQLTSGRSDQDFNDVILTLPIVTSEDVLSEVNYRIGSLFPTLQDGSPNLILSSGLELRTIDGERRVVSSLQSGTLDTPMRISSDPVRIPGIDRFLRDWFIPQLTNTTSSKSLFNAYKKGVLSKWTTHARNRSMEDLLKIGYVGPGKDQSATNDDYWNAVGVVGSDLYKAASDLSNYKPAELWDAYDGSTTVFSRFDTDALLQRLEALTDPEANPNPDLWYPSMLYTFGVPGEGTSYPAPVLMMQPGDGMNLNFTNDIKVDGLNEEQNQAASLVSNSTYGNAAGDGLGALNAVNYHLHGSHTNPGGFGDNVVARYTTGQQWTTEIDLPADHGQGSYWYHPHYHPSVNQMVYGGMSGPFQVGDPLSKIPLFKDIPRNWAVLKTMDVGIDAETGKLRLDGFDNLGGVVNRMTMVTVNGEFQPTAEAGEGGWQAITLSNQTNQAFHNISLIHTDSDGNRTTLPLYLYGEDGHQYPQIRAATDGIFGASGASNQLPTGYTQAVDLLSLPPAKRVDVLVYLPEGKTEMASTYSFEQDGVDYTINNAGAYPDLTESNTGFGSNTGAGPLALFNVEGGQALPTTAELDAVIAQANAGIDVQQILPTTSQADYDPLQVPSVDLFAQDADGSDLWDPIRQRQFNWTKGTLVGPASEYDAATVELLKHYSMMNDGATYEPYTSLPVGKPGVDNWLGYNNPFLINDHVFPYGNMTIAQLGTIEEWVNRNWSINSPSKYIGHPFHIHINDYQVKDSDTELQNKRNLEDTTSLNSSGYEFYDPAAKEVVSLEPQRGEFHSIPEAKDPEKIASLATWGANDQTIRMLFQDYLGTYVFHCHILPHEDAGMMQIVTVVENTDSSWLVEAQGFSQNESGVRLYQAQTFDSVQLLALPDSGQTWKRAQAGDLGADFVQDIALAAGGGGEAGIIELFDGAALLRGETLRTSRLTPYADSSLAPWVFIEDFSGDGQRDLVTAGFDQVQSDVVNLKDLEIKAFLSGEAPGSWDEQFNFDPFDDISLMAPHSVMPRMGLSADQVSVAMADMNLDNFQDVAIAYAVEGGVRLVVIDGAALSLTFQTGEIEGGFFADSNVLADAVFLDSGLSDLSQLVLTSGFNSYAQSALENLVLTTQSSAGSQQFTLQLQAGHFIATNLPDSSESGGHGGHGGHGGHGGHGGHGGHGGAGLSPDERITNLRNNSLPLFLVDELQLANGTEAVTPTISAGLGHGGTLLDGHAVIAQGNEVNGNASNSDILINTTQQLVIPLDGLNLINADDLTGIVDTTSSSTFTAEQVQQRYQLTSMTYLAYTGKLLWPSALASQAASILGTGEQASALVTNLLSSPAYAGEIEALYGGPLADQSVNDIVEIAYSTLYKRSATASELQGWQAQVSGGLDQTLLPQAILQSTQESDRFRVALLSDITQWTALQWGTNAEVSGSYGQGLVGEEEVSNRLDGLASSLGSYASFEEAQQGFDLFTSEALQELIGTPVSKSGFF, encoded by the coding sequence ATGGCTGGAGTTGATCAAGCCGGTTGGGTGAATCGCAGTCTGGGCAGGGGGCAGAATTCCAAGCAATTCACGATCGCAGCCGATTCCCAGATCACTCTGTTGCGTCTTGATACGCAAGGGCGGCGGCTTGACTTCGGTGTTGAGAATGCATCCGAGCAAACGTGGCTTACGGGTTTTCAAGCAGCGAATGCCGCCTCGCTTGATCTTGAAAAAATTCTGGCCGGCACCTGGCCGCGTACCGAGGGTGTTGCACTCGGTGGACGCAAGGCAACGCCGATCAGTGCTGATACCTGGCTGCCGATTGCCAAAGATGCTTCCGGTCAACGTCTCAAACTGGAAGAGCTGACCCTGACGGGTAATAGCGCTACAGCGCGTTTCGCTGGTGGTGTTGAAGCGGTGTATTACGTCGGTGGTTCCGGTCTGCTTGAGAATGCGATTCCGGAAGGTTCTCGCGTCACAGTGAGGGCCACTGTTCGCAGGCTTGGTGATTTTAATAATGGCATTGCTCTCTATGAAGCTGATGCGCTGACAGGCGCTGTGGATGGCTTGCTACCAGGGGACTCGGGTTATCTCCAGGCCGCTTTGCAGAAAGCCAGAGAGGCCGGTCAGGTTTTTTCAGCGTTTCAACAGCCAGAATTCGGTGAGTCAGGATTCATTGATTTATCGATCTCGCCCGAGAAGAATTATGGATTCCTGCTGATCGTTGATGGTGATGAATCCAAGCTGTTCAGCTCCTACGAAGATGCAAACCCAAAAGGGAGTGTACAGGTTTCAAGTTTCACCACAGAGGATGGTGCGCTGGCCTTTGGTTTTGAAGATCAATTAACCTCAGGCCGCTCAGACCAGGATTTCAATGACGTGATCCTGACGCTTCCAATCGTTACGAGTGAAGATGTTCTGTCTGAGGTTAACTATCGAATTGGCTCACTCTTCCCCACCTTGCAGGATGGGAGTCCTAATCTGATTCTCTCCTCTGGTCTTGAGCTGAGGACCATTGATGGTGAACGTCGTGTGGTTTCCTCGCTGCAGTCAGGAACACTCGATACGCCGATGCGTATTAGCTCCGATCCAGTACGCATCCCTGGAATCGATCGTTTTTTACGCGACTGGTTTATTCCTCAGCTGACGAATACTACCAGCTCGAAATCACTGTTTAATGCTTATAAGAAAGGCGTGCTCAGTAAGTGGACAACTCACGCGCGCAATCGATCCATGGAGGATTTACTAAAAATTGGCTATGTAGGACCCGGTAAAGATCAAAGTGCCACTAACGACGATTATTGGAACGCAGTTGGAGTTGTTGGTAGTGACCTCTATAAAGCTGCTAGTGATTTAAGTAATTACAAGCCTGCAGAGCTTTGGGATGCTTACGACGGGAGCACAACTGTCTTTTCTCGGTTTGATACCGATGCCCTCCTGCAGAGACTTGAAGCTTTAACTGATCCAGAGGCAAATCCCAATCCTGATCTCTGGTACCCCTCGATGCTTTACACCTTCGGGGTTCCGGGTGAAGGAACGAGTTACCCCGCTCCGGTGTTGATGATGCAACCCGGAGATGGGATGAACCTCAATTTCACTAACGATATCAAGGTTGATGGCCTTAACGAAGAGCAAAATCAAGCGGCTTCATTGGTTAGCAACAGCACATATGGCAATGCAGCTGGCGATGGTCTGGGTGCTCTGAATGCTGTGAATTATCACTTGCATGGCTCGCACACGAATCCCGGTGGATTTGGCGATAATGTCGTCGCTCGCTACACCACGGGCCAGCAGTGGACAACGGAGATCGATCTCCCTGCTGATCATGGTCAAGGTTCTTATTGGTATCACCCTCACTACCATCCTTCCGTGAATCAGATGGTTTACGGCGGGATGTCGGGGCCATTTCAAGTGGGTGATCCGCTCAGTAAAATTCCTTTGTTTAAGGACATTCCCCGCAATTGGGCTGTTCTTAAGACCATGGATGTGGGGATTGACGCTGAAACAGGCAAGCTTCGCTTGGATGGTTTTGACAATCTCGGCGGTGTCGTCAATCGGATGACGATGGTCACGGTGAATGGCGAATTTCAGCCCACGGCCGAGGCGGGAGAGGGTGGTTGGCAGGCGATTACGCTCTCAAATCAAACGAATCAAGCGTTTCATAACATCTCGCTGATTCATACGGATTCAGATGGCAACCGCACAACATTGCCTCTCTATCTTTATGGAGAAGATGGCCATCAGTATCCACAAATCCGCGCTGCAACTGATGGGATTTTTGGTGCATCTGGTGCTTCTAATCAGTTGCCCACGGGATATACGCAAGCGGTGGATCTGCTCAGTTTGCCTCCGGCCAAGCGTGTGGACGTGCTGGTGTATCTACCGGAGGGAAAAACCGAGATGGCCTCGACCTACTCATTCGAGCAGGATGGTGTTGATTACACGATCAACAATGCCGGCGCTTACCCCGATTTAACTGAGAGCAACACTGGCTTTGGTTCGAACACCGGAGCCGGTCCTCTCGCCTTGTTCAACGTTGAGGGCGGGCAGGCTTTGCCCACCACTGCGGAGTTGGATGCGGTCATTGCTCAGGCCAATGCCGGGATTGATGTTCAACAGATTCTCCCAACCACCTCCCAGGCTGACTATGACCCCCTTCAGGTTCCTTCCGTCGATCTGTTCGCCCAGGATGCTGACGGCTCCGATCTTTGGGATCCAATTCGTCAGCGTCAGTTCAACTGGACCAAAGGCACGTTAGTTGGGCCTGCCAGTGAGTACGACGCCGCCACTGTGGAGCTGCTTAAGCACTACAGCATGATGAATGATGGTGCTACTTACGAGCCTTACACCAGTCTTCCTGTTGGTAAGCCAGGGGTTGACAATTGGTTGGGTTATAACAATCCTTTCTTGATCAACGATCATGTTTTCCCCTATGGGAACATGACCATTGCCCAGCTGGGAACGATTGAGGAGTGGGTGAATCGTAATTGGAGTATTAATAGTCCTTCGAAATACATTGGTCATCCTTTCCATATTCACATTAATGATTATCAGGTAAAGGATAGTGATACGGAGCTTCAGAATAAGCGCAATCTTGAAGATACGACATCACTCAACTCCTCTGGGTATGAGTTCTATGATCCGGCAGCAAAAGAGGTTGTTTCTTTAGAGCCACAGCGTGGTGAGTTTCACTCCATCCCTGAAGCTAAAGATCCAGAGAAGATTGCTTCTTTGGCAACCTGGGGGGCTAACGATCAGACCATTCGCATGCTGTTCCAGGATTATTTAGGAACGTATGTTTTCCACTGCCACATCCTTCCCCATGAGGATGCCGGCATGATGCAGATTGTGACGGTGGTTGAAAATACCGATTCCAGTTGGTTGGTCGAAGCACAAGGCTTTTCGCAGAACGAATCCGGTGTTCGTCTCTACCAGGCCCAGACCTTTGACTCGGTGCAACTGCTAGCGCTTCCAGATTCCGGTCAGACCTGGAAGCGTGCTCAAGCAGGAGACCTTGGTGCTGATTTTGTTCAGGACATTGCCCTCGCTGCAGGGGGAGGTGGAGAGGCCGGCATCATCGAACTGTTTGATGGCGCTGCGCTTCTTCGTGGAGAGACTCTCAGGACCTCCAGATTGACTCCCTATGCCGATTCCAGTTTGGCGCCCTGGGTCTTCATCGAAGATTTCAGTGGGGATGGTCAGAGAGATCTGGTTACCGCCGGTTTCGATCAGGTGCAGTCGGATGTGGTGAACCTTAAGGATCTTGAAATCAAGGCGTTCTTGTCAGGTGAGGCGCCCGGTAGCTGGGACGAGCAGTTCAACTTCGACCCCTTTGATGACATCTCCTTGATGGCCCCCCACAGTGTGATGCCCCGAATGGGGCTCAGCGCTGACCAGGTGAGTGTGGCGATGGCTGATATGAATCTCGATAACTTCCAAGATGTCGCGATCGCTTATGCGGTTGAAGGAGGCGTGCGACTCGTCGTGATTGATGGAGCTGCACTGTCACTCACGTTCCAGACTGGAGAGATTGAAGGAGGCTTCTTCGCTGACAGCAACGTGCTTGCCGATGCGGTGTTTTTGGATTCTGGCCTCAGTGATCTTTCTCAGTTGGTGTTGACCTCTGGATTCAACAGCTATGCCCAGTCGGCACTGGAGAACCTGGTGCTCACGACACAGTCTTCTGCAGGCTCACAGCAGTTCACTCTGCAACTCCAGGCCGGTCATTTCATCGCCACCAATCTTCCCGATTCTTCAGAATCTGGTGGTCATGGCGGTCATGGCGGTCATGGCGGTCATGGCGGTCATGGCGGTCATGGTGGTCATGGTGGTGCTGGCTTATCTCCTGATGAACGCATCACAAACCTGCGGAATAATTCATTGCCTCTGTTCCTTGTGGACGAGTTGCAGCTTGCGAACGGAACTGAGGCCGTCACTCCCACCATCAGTGCAGGCCTTGGTCATGGCGGCACTCTCTTGGACGGTCATGCCGTTATCGCCCAAGGCAATGAAGTGAACGGAAATGCCTCCAATTCAGACATCCTGATCAACACAACCCAGCAGCTGGTGATACCGCTGGATGGGTTGAATCTGATCAATGCCGATGATCTCACCGGAATCGTTGATACCACCAGCAGCAGCACGTTCACGGCTGAACAGGTGCAGCAGCGTTATCAACTCACGTCGATGACCTATCTGGCGTACACCGGAAAGCTGCTTTGGCCTTCGGCTCTTGCTTCTCAAGCTGCATCGATTTTGGGAACAGGGGAGCAGGCGTCCGCGTTGGTCACGAATCTCTTGTCCTCGCCGGCTTATGCCGGTGAGATTGAGGCGTTGTATGGAGGCCCCCTTGCTGATCAGAGTGTTAACGACATTGTTGAAATTGCCTACTCCACGCTGTACAAACGCTCGGCGACAGCCTCTGAACTTCAGGGTTGGCAAGCTCAAGTGAGTGGTGGGCTGGACCAAACCTTGCTTCCGCAGGCCATTCTTCAGTCCACGCAAGAGTCGGATCGTTTTCGCGTCGCCCTTCTCAGTGACATCACTCAGTGGACCGCGTTGCAATGGGGTACCAACGCAGAAGTGAGTGGTTCCTACGGTCAAGGCCTGGTTGGAGAAGAGGAGGTGTCCAATCGATTGGATGGTCTGGCCTCCTCCCTCGGGAGCTACGCCTCATTTGAAGAGGCACAGCAAGGGTTTGACCTCTTCACATCCGAGGCCTTGCAAGAGTTGATTGGAACCCCTGTCTCGAAGAGCGGTTTCTTCTGA
- a CDS encoding TIGR03643 family protein → MSRPVERFDSADLDRIIEMAWEDRTTFEAIQHQFGLGEPEVIAIMRSALKPSSFRMWRKRVSGRRTKHGMTSRSSRFRASGHR, encoded by the coding sequence GTGAGTCGTCCCGTTGAACGTTTTGATTCCGCCGATCTCGACCGGATCATTGAAATGGCCTGGGAAGACCGCACCACCTTTGAGGCCATCCAGCATCAGTTCGGTCTCGGCGAACCGGAGGTGATCGCCATCATGCGCAGCGCGCTGAAACCCTCCTCCTTCCGGATGTGGCGCAAACGCGTGAGCGGACGTCGCACAAAGCATGGGATGACCAGTCGGTCGTCTCGCTTCCGAGCCAGCGGCCACCGTTAG
- the sodC gene encoding superoxide dismutase family protein codes for MVRLVPLITLILLLCMPSQASAGSLEVTLHAISAEGVGEPIGSVKAHDSDQGLVITPSLQGLSEGEHGFHLHAGDSCEAAMNAEGVMVAGLAAKGHWDPDETNTHLGPFGNGHRGDLSRLVVDADGNTTTTVVAPRLSTSDLRGRALVVHAGGDTYSDVPPLGGGGARIACGVG; via the coding sequence ATGGTGCGCCTGGTCCCCCTGATCACGTTGATCCTGTTGTTGTGCATGCCAAGTCAGGCCTCGGCCGGTTCGCTGGAGGTGACGCTCCACGCCATCAGCGCTGAGGGGGTGGGAGAACCCATCGGCAGCGTGAAGGCCCATGACAGCGACCAGGGACTGGTGATCACGCCATCACTCCAGGGGTTGAGCGAGGGTGAGCACGGGTTCCACCTGCACGCCGGCGACTCCTGCGAGGCAGCGATGAATGCCGAGGGCGTGATGGTGGCGGGCCTCGCCGCCAAAGGACATTGGGACCCCGACGAAACCAACACCCATCTCGGGCCGTTCGGGAATGGTCACCGCGGTGACCTCAGCAGGCTTGTGGTGGATGCCGATGGCAACACCACAACAACCGTGGTCGCCCCGCGCCTGAGCACCTCCGATCTGCGCGGACGAGCCCTGGTGGTGCACGCCGGTGGTGACACCTACAGCGATGTGCCACCGCTTGGGGGTGGTGGAGCGCGCATCGCCTGCGGTGTGGGCTGA
- a CDS encoding Nif11-like leader peptide family natural product precursor, producing the protein MAAGEELSAFRLARRQGRWSLLLLLGAMDSSPVQAFLAHLGRDPRLQAQVQAAVTADEVALLAQELGYAVSGTDLLLLSGRNVDGVRVTRVDHPGEYPGRYY; encoded by the coding sequence ATGGCGGCTGGTGAGGAGCTGAGTGCCTTCAGGTTGGCGCGCCGTCAGGGACGATGGAGCCTTCTGCTCCTGCTCGGCGCGATGGACTCCTCCCCAGTGCAGGCGTTTCTGGCTCATCTCGGCCGTGACCCTCGGCTGCAGGCACAGGTGCAGGCCGCCGTCACAGCCGATGAGGTGGCCCTGCTGGCTCAGGAGCTCGGCTATGCAGTGTCCGGGACTGATCTGCTGCTGCTCTCTGGCCGCAATGTTGATGGCGTGCGGGTGACCCGCGTGGATCACCCGGGGGAATACCCAGGCCGGTATTACTGA